AACACCCAAGGAGCCTCGTGAACGCCGCCATACAGAGATACAGAAAAAGTGTACTTGGAAATTTACACAACCGGGAATGCCTGGGCTAAACAGGGCCTTCCTGCGAACAGTGACCAGACCAGGAGATGGAACAGGCTGTTGGACACGTAGAGCATGGGACACTGGTATAGCCTCCTACATCAATACtgtaaatatatgtatattcgAGCATGCATGTCCTCAGGCAGCAAGCCTCGACTGCCCTCCTTTTCAGCACTGAGCGCCCACGTGGAAGCGGCGTAATGGCAACGTATCAGGGTCCCTGGTAGTACCCTGTCGCTGTTGCCACTGAAGCAAAATAATCTGAATATGATCGGGCGGGAGCAGAATGCTACACCCCCGATTATCAGGGTTGCCAGCAATCGGTTGTGTGGGACGGCCCCGTGTACTTAGCATTCGGTCGGATAGAAGTAGCGTTGTTGGAAGACAGCTGAAGCGTTCTTGTCTGGTCTTCGTCGTGAAGGGATGTAACAATTTGTTTTTTCAGCACCCCGCCTGAGAGTGTTTTCTGTGGAGCACTTAGAGTGGCGTCCTCTGCATTCGCTCGTGGGCATCTGCACGCCCGTGAACGGGTTCAGGCATATTCGCAGGTATGTACCCGGCGCGGAGTGCTCCAAGTCAAGACACCGGAAGTGCTGGAGATGCTTGCTGCAGTTGTTCCAGACATATTCTGCGATCCGCAACTGAATCGAGATGGCTTGGCGGCCCCGCTTAGCACTGCAGCCATTGCATCACCTTTATTTTTTTGAGATCAGAGGCACTGGTCTTGGTGTCGGCTGCAGGGAATACTCGGGGGATGGCACAGGTCAAATTACATTTTCTCCGACACTTTCAAGGCCCCCTGTCGGGGAACACATTGTGATGGCGAGAGCCAGCAGCGAGTTGCTTAGGGCTCAGGCGGCTCCTTTTATGGACGTGGAGCGCTGAAGGGGCGATCACGAACACGGTTGGGAAACGGCTTttgaagagagacagaataTCTGCCGCCCACAGCTGTAAGGCAGAGGTCAGCAGGGCCTGGGCGACGCGCCAACCGCCGAACAGGAAACAGCGATACATGAGAAAGGAGGACAGGGGGAAACAGAGCAGAAAGGAGGCGCGTGCTGAACTAGGAACGAACCCGGTGCTAAGTTCGAAGTCTGCCTAGTGCGGAGGGcactctcgctgttaagataAGTGAAAACTACTGGTATGGCCACAACGATCGCAAGGAAGCGTATGGAGATTCGGGTGGACCAGGGACTAGGTAGGGTGGATCGTTGAAACATCAAAAAGCCCCTGCAGCTCAGACGGGTCGTATCCCCACTGTTACGTGCTCCAGTCTGGCTTGCACATGATGCGCGCCAGCCACGGTTGGCCAACCGCCTCTACGCCGGCTACGTCGGGCTCGGCCTCCAGCTTGGCAGGCTCGCGCTGTGCATGTTGCCACATTGCACATGGTCTTTTCCAGCCGCATGTGTTTCTCAATACCGTTGGTGCTGCGACCGCCCGACCCTGTTGCGCCGAACGAGGTTCCGCGAGGCTCTCTGCACGGTGTTTTTTGTAGATGGGACAGTGCCCCACTGCCATCTGTAGCGAGGAGGCATCCACGCATAGTACTCACCTGGACTGCCGCGGTCCtctcgacagagagagatCTCACGCCGTGCTGCGCTAGGGGGAGCGAAATCATGTTGTGGTACACGACACTGGAACGATGCGTCGTAAGAGGTGTCCTCCGTATTCCGTAAGCATGCAACGCGTAACCGCAACTGCGGAGGAAACCTGACAATCGGTCACCCTTCATGGCACGAGATCCTTCGCCGAGCCGAATCGGCAATCATGTCTACTCCGCATGCTAGAGCTGCTGTAGCAGGGGCTGTGTACATGCTGTTGCAATCTGATACCCTGACCCAAAAGCAGCATTCCTCGTCCCTGAGCGGCCTGGATCAAGCTGACTTCCTCTGAACTGGCCCTTTTCTCCCGTCTGCTGCAGATACGCGACATTGCTGGTACCTAAGAGTATACTGGCCGCTGTCCAAAACGACGTAAAAAAGCTGTCGCAGTAGCTACCCATACATCAAGCGCACAGAAGCGTCCTTTGGAGCCGAGAAGGCTCATGGGCGGCGCCATCCTGTTCGCTGCTGTACACCAGCTAAGGTGTGCAATGCAGTTCGTATCCACTCCGCCAGCGAACCGCTGTATTTTAGGAAATACACCTTTCAACCAGTTGGGGAAGAAAATGGTTCAAATCGCTGCATAAAATCTCATGCAAGGTAGCGGTAGCCACCAGCTCATGAAACCTGTACGACGCGTATGAATCATCACAAGCAGAAGTGCCGACGCAGTTCTGCTTATACTGCATTGTATTTTTAAGGGTCACCTTTTCCCCGAGCGTTAACAGGGCGCACGTATTTCATGAAGATCAGCCACCTTGAGAAAGGCACGCGGGTGCCGATAGACGCACAGTTGCAAAATGCGTCGAAACAGAGAACCCAACGTTCGCATGAGTTCCGCCTGCGTGACCCCGACGACATATGCCCATccgagcgacgacgccacGAACAACACCACTGCAGAGTTGGTTAGCTGATTTTAACTCATCTTGCCGGTGGATGCCgctcggctgcctcgcgtcttACACGTACTGGATGCGACACACCGTGAACAGTTGGATACAACACCCTCCGCAACGCGCAAACTGGGACCGACACCAATTTAAAGGAGGCGCATACAGCTACTCCGAATCGTTATGTCACCTTGGTACGAGACTGTCAGGGGCTCGCCCTTCTTCATGAAGCAGTTCTTGGAATCGACGTTCCAGGTCGCATGCGTGCACCAATCGTGGGTCTGGCACAGGAGGAGGCATTGGTACATGGTGGTGATGTTGTGGAACACTCTCTCGTCTGAAGTCCGCGATCCAATGTTATACCACACGCAAGGAACACTGGTCTCATCGCCGTTGTACTGCCTCAGGTGAGCTCTGCCATTCTTCAAATAACACTTCTTTGAGTTCTTATTCCAAGTGAAATGCGAGCAACCGGGATTCGCCTCGCATTTCTCGCGGCATTGGAGAGCGAAGTCAGCAGGAGTCACGTCGATCTCTGGGGCTGTTGATCCCCATCCGAAGTTCGTCATGGCACTGTTGTCGCAGACCCGGGGTGCACTAATATATCCTTTACGAGCCTCAGTATGCAAGGGACCTTTCTTCAGAAAACACCTCCTTAGTTGAGGGTTGAATGTCCAGTGATTGCACTGAGGTTCGTTTTCGCACCACACGCGGCACCCCTCCTGGTCACGATTGTCGTCAGTATAGAGCGTAGGTGTCGGCGTGTCAACATCATGCATgagacacgcgcgagctgcgaaTTCCTTATCGTGCCACCAGTTGTTATCCATGTTCAAATTCCGCACGTGCCTCTCAGACAGGGCGGTAGCATCAACCGAGTTCTCAGAGGTGGCAAGTGCTTTGCTGCGAAGGGCAACGGTCTCCTCAGGCTggccgaggaggccgacCAGAAGGCAAGCGGGGGAGAGAACGGCGAGCTTCATGGTGATTACCTGGCACTTTGTTGAAAGATGCCCAAGGAAATTGCAAAGGGAATTGAACAAAAGTGAAAAATGATCAATAGTCTACCTTTCTCCGTTCTGCAATGCTGGATCCGTGTCGGATGCCGTGTCCGAGCCGGGCGGGGAACGTGGGGCGCCGGGCGTCTTCACTCGGTCGCGTCGAGCGGCGAGCCAACAAGCTATCACGTGCCGGGCAGCGGTTGGGTCTCGCTGCACTACGCAAGGGACAGGCGCATCGGATCAGTCAGACCCCGCGCTGACAGAAACGGCTAGCTACTATTCCCCGCGTTGACCCAATCTGGGCCCCGGCTCACAGAACAGCTGCTGGACAGGCGCTCGAGAGTAAAATGCGCAAATAGAGAGAACAAAAAAACGGTGGTATTTTGCGGTGGTCGGTGTGATGGTTGTTGTGGTGGGGGGTGCGTGTCGCGCGAGGCAGTCCAATCCACAACGGAAGCTGTGTGGCCTTTCGACGCTGCTTTGCTCAGTTGGCTCCACGCTGATTCACGGACAACAAAGAATGGGCCCTGGCATATTCTCCGAGAGGAACGGCACCCCTCAGCTGTTCTGCAACATAATATTCAGGCGCGTTATTCGCTCCATTTTACACCTGGTGATTTTGCCGTCCTTGCATTCGCTTGCGACTATTTTTGCCTTCATGAGTGTTTGCTTTAATCTCTGAGGAAAGCGGTTAATGCACATGCGTGCAACGAAACGCACGCCGCGGATTCACTGCGTCCTCTCTATAGCTAATAAAACAGTCCCAAAGTTCTGTGCCAAACGTTTATACACTTCAAGTTCTAACAAGTTTTTTACCATATGGTACAGGCGTTTCAAAAAGATAGTTTGGCTGGGGCAGTTCCCTTCTAAAGAGTAACGGTCGCGCACGACGGTCTTTAATTTTAGTACAAATAGCACTTTGGAAGTAAACAGTGTCATAACCTACTCCATTTAAATGAAATATTTTGGAGCGTCATATATTTGAAGGTTTTGCAGCCAGAGTAAACAAATTTCTTATAACATTTAATTTGGAAAGAAACTTAGTTCTTCGAACAAGAAAGAAGTATGTGTTTTTATATAAGTGAATAGTAGACGTCTAGAACTTTTCGTCTTAAATTTTCAATTCATTCAATTTTAGAATTAGAATATACAAACCAATTGACCTTTTACTTGATATCTAAAAGCATCTAAACTAGGCACTAGTCCTTAAACTGCAGAAATTAAATAAAGTTTCTAAGTGAAAAAAATTCACAAGATTTTTTACTCAAAACGTTCAACTGTTTTGAGAGTTCTAACTGTTTAATTTTATGATTGACTAATAAAATGAAAaatttatatgtatacatatgtataatGAACTACAAAGACATCCAGGAACAGATTCAAACTTCCCAATATTTTTTAAATTTTAGTTTATTAAGGGAGAACTTAGTGAGAGATGTAATTTAAGTTTAGGTAAATATTTTTGCTTCTATTTTGGGTGATAACTAGCGATTCCAACTTACCCTTTTTTCTTGCATTAAAACGCTTTGGTGGTGGACGCCACCATTTGAATTCAGAGCATCGCGTGCCTGACTCCTGGTGTGGAGACGCTGAAAGCAAACCCGTTATCATGCGGGATGAAGGACATTTGAATAGGGGTAACCCTCTGCGGCAATTCTCCGCAGTGTAAGCCATTCAGACGTCCTTCTTTCCAGCTGAGAacagaggcccgcgagggAGTGTGTCCCGCACTacctcgttttctccttAAGCAGCTGGCGAGTGGCAGGCACGTTTTGGCAGTAGCAGTGCCCCTGTGACACGCGGATCGAACATAGCCCTCGATTTAGTGGACTCTCGATGTGTAACTTTTCGCGTCGTGCATAGTCTGCCCTCCACGTATGTGTACTCATCCCTAAGTCGCTGGATGCCGCAGCTGTACTCATGCTGCTGGCTGCGGATAAGCGCCGTTTCTGGTACCTACCAATTGTGTGCTCGCCAAGTCGCGTCGACTACGAGAAAAGCTGCTCGCAGCAGCTGTTCACATAAAGGGCTCATGAGCTCCGCATTCAACCGTGCGAGTGCCACGTGGGCATGTGCTGTGACGTGGGGCTGATTATCTGTCTGTCATGTGTGTAAACAAATTCGGTGCTTTACCTTGCGGGATGCACCGGCACAGACTTAATCTGATGACTGTTTCTGACACTTCGGACCATCATTTTGGATTACCACAAGCATGGATGCCACCTGTCAGCGAACCCTGATGGGAACTGGACTGCTCGTCCATATCTACACAATCGCTGCCCGTGTGCCGGCACTGGACTCAACGCGTGTGGGCATGGAGTCCCTCGAGAAAGAAAGCAGATGGTCCAATGTGTTCACACTTCCTCCTCTGGGCAACGCAGCTCCTATATCTCAGCATGACAAATGCCACGCCGCAGTGTATAGAACGTCCCCATTCTGTTTCACACCCTTACCGGTAAGCAGACAATAGATAGGTACTGCACACATCCAAACTAACCAGCTTTATACGGCGCtttgcggcctctgcgggccACGAcgctgcgtcagccgcaGCACCCAATTGATGAACATCTGGACGGGTTTGCAGCATGAGCAAAACCAGCTGTGCTCGCAAGCCGAGTGGGAGCGCCATACGGCGCGCATTAGGCGTCAAACTGCAAGCTATCGTCGTTATCATGCAATGCCCGCTGTTGGACTGGGTCTGCGGCATGCCTTTCCTGAGCGAGCACATCTTGTTGCCAGCTTTGTACGTCGCGTGAGTGCAGCAGTTATTGCCCTGGCAATGACAGACGCCGTCTTGTCGGCAAGAAAATTCTCACCATCACTTTCAAAGCTTACGTTAAACCACTCACCAGGCGCACCGGTCTCTTTCTTATTGGACCTATACACCTCGGGGGATCCACACTTCAGATGGCGCAGTGGAGTCTTCAGAGTGAACCCTCCTGTAGTTATACATCATTACTGGCGTCATATCGCGCCCTCCGGTCCAGTGATGTTTCCCGATCGCCTCCTTTGTTATTGCCCTTCAGGTAGCATTGCCGGGTTGTGGAGTTGAATTTCTAGTGTGCACATTCAGAGTTTTGCAGGCACCACAACTGGCACGCTTTAACGTAGGCCCGCCCGCTTCTCCTGCTTGAAGAACGTAGCTGCTGAGCCAACATCATAAAGGGGCGAGCACGATATGTGAAGCATGTCGGCCCGCTCGTCATCAACTTGACACTGGCCGCCCGGACAGGGTGCTAGCAACAACCACCGGGTTCTCGTAGGCCCCAACTGTATTGATGCCACGGGCAGCGGCTTTCTCAGGCTGGACTAGGAGGGCGATTAGAACAGGGCGTCAGGACGACGAGCTGCGTGCTCACTACACGGGAAGCAGATTAGGGGATGAGACAAGGGAATGGGTACAATGGAAGGAAGCAAAAGCGAAAAGGAGCCAAGTAGCCTTCACTGCATTCACAGCTTGCTTGCGGACGGCCCGGAGCACGTGCACGAGGCGCACGAGGAACAGGAGCCGCTACGCTGCCCAGTCGGCCGCGCCGTGGGGGCCAGTCTGTATCCTACATGAACAGTTGAGAGTTCCTGACgcacgaggaggcagccCTTCGAGGCCATTTCCGATACGCACGCACCGGGGAACACGTACGTCGCGATTCAACCAGCCAAGACGCAGCTACTTGTGAACTCTCTAAATCCCCCCGTCCCGTGAAGAATCTGGTTCCTGCTTTcactcgccttcgcggcacACGGGAAACTGCGGACAACAGCCGTTGCATGCCGGCGCCACATCTTGTTTGCATGTCGGAAAAACGGCAGCATATTGTGGCGACGGTTAGGGCTCCGCGTTGGGGAAGCGAAACACGATGTTGTATATTCCTCTGGTCCGTCCGAGTTCGTTGTTGAGACAGTCCATGATACTGGTTGAAGGAAACGAGGAAAAGCTTGGTTGCAGGGTCTGGAACGAATGTGTCTGTGGCGCTGTTTGAGTTCGGTTGTGATACGAGTGTCTGGTTCCATCCGGAAACAGAAAATGTGTTTTATAAACGAAGAGCCGGAGTAACGGGGTAGCGACCCAGGCAATATAAGTGCTTCTCCGCTGCTCAGGTGTGGCATGTGTGCGGCGGGAAACCTAGATCACGAAACCGTGGCAAAGGCTGACGACCAAGCGGGGAACGTAGAAAGACACTTTTTTCCCTGTGAGCTGGGCAGGCTTGTTGCTACCCTAAAGTAGCGAGATGTGTTGCGCTTTCGGGTCATTACCTCACACAACATCCTGCGCAGACCCTTCCATGGAATTCCATACAATACTGGACTGTTCGGGCGTCTCAAGAGTATGCTGTAGTGTTCCGTCCCCTGGTTGTCCGTGCTCCGTCAGGCAGATGGAGCCACTTAGACGACTTTGGGTATTCATGATATCCCGCGGCAGTTGAGGTGTAAGGAAGTCTCTAGCGTAGCGAACTCGTGTTATGTCGCGTCGCAAAGGGTGTGCCCGTGGAATTTTTTGCAGTACTGACAATTCATCCCCTGCCTGATTCACCGCACAGGACAACCTACTGCCTCTAAAGCAGTCTGCGCATCACTCTCTGCGCCTAGTGCATGTGAGAACGGGAGAGCGTCCAGCATGGTCATTGACATTCCACAGCGACAAACCATCTATAGAGACACTCAAGGTTTTGTGctagacagacagacagcccGCAGGGCAGAATGGGCAAAGATAGCAAGGAAGCCCTTTACAGTCCACACGAACAATGCAGGCTTAGGGTTGAGTCCGCAAACTAAAGTGAATAGATGCGGTTGCTTTCGAGGGCGCCTGAATCGTGACTCGTCGTACCTGCTACCGAACATGGTAGGGGAAGCCAGCGAGCGTGGGGGCCAACCGTATTCACACACTTGAGTTTTAAACGTACGGTCATTGCTCACCTGCTTGGCTACCGCAAGACGACATGTCGTTTCCCCTCTACCGTTGCTCCGAGCAGGAAAGCCTTGGTCTTCTTTTGGGTCTCCTCTCACAACCGAACGAATCTGGTTCTAAGCAAGAGAACCCCCCTTCAGATTGCTGTCAACGCCTTACCCATACCTGTCCAAGTCGTCGCGGCTCAAAGTATCGCAGCAGCTCATTGCTTACGTGTACATTAGCTACGCGTGCAGATTTTATGGCTGCGCCAAAGCGTGTCGCGTTGGAAAGTCGATTATCTGCGATGCATTCGCGGGAGCGAATCTGTTTGTCCACCATATCGAGGTGCACATTGACTGTTTCAATCCGTTACCTGAGGGGCAATCCAAAAAGGCATATTGTGGAAGAAAAAGGCAAGGATGTCACGTATCAAAAAGTAGTTTTTTAAATGGCACTACGTTATGTTTGACATCTTCACTACACGCTGCCCATGCGACACCACTGGGCCGCAAAACGTGCTCTATGAACATCAGAATCTCCAGCACCGGTTTGCGAGTGGAACATACAAAAATGACACTGCCTTCCATATGTATTACATCGGTTCCCATGTGGTAACAGCGAAAACCGAGCCGCACAGCGGTATAACTGATGAACCAGATGACCTCAATGTGGCTGTCTCAGTCCGTTCCGCCCGAGGAAAGAGTGCCGAAAACATAAGCGCTCCACACACTTGAGACACCCATTTCGTATCCGTGTCGGACgttcggctgctgcggctccttcAGCCCCTTAGTGACCCGCCGTGATGGGTTCGCACCATATCATGTAGTTGCCATGGAGGGTAACACAGCGGCAGACAGGATCCACAGAGCGAAACTATGCGTTGAACTGCCCCTGTGCGCATGTCTTCATCATGGTGACATCGTCTTTGTATGCGCGGTTCTTCGGCGTGCCCTTCTTGAGGTGACACATCTGCTCAGGGGCGTTGTACGTCGCGTGCGTGCACCAGTTTGTTCCTTGGCACTGAATGAGACACTCAGTCTTGTCGGCGCAGTGGAAGCTGACACCCTCGCTTTCGGAGCCAACGTCGTACCACTCGCAAGGTGAGCTTGTCTCGCCGCCCTGACTTCGGCGCGGGCTCATCCGGCCACTCTTCAAATAGCACCTCCTGTTTCCAGAGTTCCATGTGTAATGCGAGCATTTTGCATTCTTTGCGCACTTTTCGCGGCACTGCGAGGCGGCAGTCGTCTGTGTTTCCTCAATACTTGGAACAGTGGATTCAACCCCATAGAGTGTGACTGTACTTATGTCGCAAATCCTGGGCCCTGTGAtatcgcctcgcgcgccacgtCTTTTCATGGCACCACTCTTGAGGTAGCACCTTTGCTCTCTCGCCCCATATGTGAAGTGAGAGCAGTGCCTGTATTGGTTGCACCACAATCGGCATGATTCCAGGTCAGCTCGTGTCTCTTCCTTGAAATGGGGAGTTTCGGAGCCGACGTCGATGTAGAGGCATGCGCGAGATGTGAAGTGCGGGTCGGACCACTCATCACCAACTTGCAGCTGCGACACCGGCTGCTCCGCCACAACGCTACAATCAACTCTCGAAATCTTCTCGGGCGCAAGTGCTTTGCTGCGAAGAGCAGCGGTCTCCTCAGGCTGCCCGAGGAGACCAACTAGAAGGCAAGCGGGAGTGAACACGACGAGCTTCATGCCGATTACGTGAAACGCGTTAAAAACGGGAAAACACGAAAGGAATTTAGAAGCGACTTGAACAATGACAAAAGATGCTGACCAGGTTCCTTCATCGACAGCTCGATTGTGCATCCTGTTGGGCCACCACCGGAACCAGGCGACCCGccaagggggggggggggtcgccTGGTGGGAGATGACCTCGTACAGCTCGAGAGTGTGTGGCACCGGGGGACTGGAAGATGTATGATGGGCCCGCTGGCGGGCGGGCGTAGGCGGTGGGAAGGGAGGGGCTGCGAGGGGGACGGGGTTGCTGGGATGGAGGATGCATAGGCACAGCTAACAAAGGTACAGCGAAAAACTGTATGTAGTAGAATCGCTGCGCGCttggcgccggaggagatGCATCCCGTCTTCACACCATTTGGGCTCAtatgcagcagcgcgcaaaAACCGTTACGTGGCGGCTCTGGGTCAAGTTTGCAAAAGCAGAATGCAGCACTCTTGCGGGCGTAAAAAGCAATCCGGACCGGGTGGCGGGTGGTTTGCCACTGACCCACTGTTGGTTCGCTGCTATTTCCGGCTCTGAGACATATGCCTCCTCGTGTGCGCCCTACTGGCAGCGCTACCTATCACGGTTTTTCGAGCATTAAATACAGCCCTGATCTAAGATGGCTAAAACGCAGCTCTGCTCTCGACTCCTATCCAACCGTGTGTTTCTGACACACGCCGTCCATCTGAATGCAGTTAGTACACGCCCGCCTCCTGGTGCGAAATAGGGCGTGGCAGAAATAGTATTATCCCCTCCAATGAGGGGTACCCGTGTATGCAGACACACTGAGATTCGGTGATTCGGTCTCGCCCATAGTTCCTTTCATCGCGAACAACGCTGGTGGAGACGGCTACCGTGGCACAAGGTCCCTGTGTTAGTGTATCGGCGGTCGTCAATGGGTGCCTACGGAGGAATATTACTAAGATGCAACAGAAAGCTACGACGACAAATGTGTGGCGTTCTGTCCCCGCAAAGCCGGGAGCAGCAGCCAGTTTTGCCTCACATGAGATGCGGACGCGATGGATCTTCGCACCGCAGAGAATTCTCGTTGAGAGACAGTAGCTGTAGCTTCTCTTGTCTAGCTTTGTCCTCAAGGCAGGTGCCGAGCACTCATTTGGGTCCCGCCAGGGCAGCTTTCCCACAGAGCACTGAAGGGCATTTGAATGGCTCGCCCGGCAGAGAATTTTGGTCTTCTCAGCACAAGCGGGCCGACGTAAGAGACGCCACCTgtgtcgtcgccttcgagaCTCCTGCGAATGTGGTGATTAAGCGTGATAGAGTTGCTTGCTAGCTACGCGCCGCATTTGCTGTGCAAATCGCTGATGAATCGCGGGATGCTGCGGGTCCCGCTCCGCAAATAGCTGATAGAGTTCGTGAAGTCGGTTGAAGCGACCGACGCAATGCAAGGGCTTCTCCGCTGCTCGTGGGCGACTTCCCAACGCGGGAGAAGGTGAAGGCGCAAGAAAGGTGGGTGAAGCAAAGAGAAGGAGCTACGACAGTGCTTGACTTAAGAGGTCGAGGGACCAGGTGCTGCGAAAgcaagaagaaaggagaaaTGCTGGATGTAAGCCTCTACCATATGCAAGggctcggcgacgcgtctgcggccaCGCGGAAACCCTCTGCTCACCGACTGTGAAGGCGCTGAGCCGACAATGCAGGCGAGACCAAATAACGCCTGTGCTAAGGAGGAAACCAGCTCAGATAGGACGGCAAACCTCTTTACGCACGCAACGCGAGGAAGCTCGCAGTGACAAGGGAGAAAAACTAAGAGCGCCTCCCGAACAAGCGGCTCGCACAGAGGACCGCGCTGTCCACGAGTAATTAGGGACAGAACACGA
This DNA window, taken from Besnoitia besnoiti strain Bb-Ger1 chromosome III, whole genome shotgun sequence, encodes the following:
- a CDS encoding hypothetical protein (encoded by transcript BESB_044910); translated protein: MKLAVLSPACLLVGLLGQPEETVALRSKALATSENSVDATALSERHVRNLNMDNNWWHDKEFAARACLMHDVDTPTPTLYTDDNRDQEGCRVWCENEPQCNHWTFNPQLRRCFLKKGPLHTEARKGYISAPRVCDNSAMTNFGWGSTAPEIDVTPADFALQCREKCEANPGCSHFTWNKNSKKCYLKNGRAHLRQYNGDETSVPCVWYNIGSRTSDERVFHNITTMYQCLLLCQTHDWCTHATWNVDSKNCFMKKGEPLTVSYQGDITIRSSCMRLL
- a CDS encoding microneme protein MIC4 (encoded by transcript BESB_044920), whose product is MKLVVFTPACLLVGLLGQPEETAALRSKALAPEKISRVDCSVVAEQPVSQLQVGDEWSDPHFTSRACLYIDVGSETPHFKEETRADLESCRLWCNQYRHCSHFTYGAREQRCYLKSGAMKRRGARGDITGPRICDISTVTLYGVESTVPSIEETQTTAASQCREKCAKNAKCSHYTWNSGNRRCYLKSGRMSPRRSQGGETSSPCEWYDVGSESEGVSFHCADKTECLIQCQGTNWCTHATYNAPEQMCHLKKGTPKNRAYKDDVTMMKTCAQGQFNA